A portion of the Francisella uliginis genome contains these proteins:
- a CDS encoding IS4 family transposase translates to MQNFFKEVEFDINDIAQFSIQHLLSTKDKLYLILDRTNWQFGKTDINILVLSAVYEGIAIPLYYDLLDHRGNSDSGFRIDLVKKFIAKFGKQRIGCILGDREFIGQDWLSWLESQSIDYVVRIKNNLMTTNTRGFSAKVSTLFDDLTVHEHKDLRDQRSICNQSVYLSGTRSHTGELLIVASNSNSIKRLIPIYGMRWEIENLFQAFKGRGFNLEDTHLTDTNKISKLIALISIAFVWAHKVGEYKDAKIKPIPRKKHGRLQNSYFRYGLDMIINAIQKIAFSVKDFSLCLRVLNKTNKELKI, encoded by the coding sequence ATCCAAAACTTCTTCAAGGAAGTAGAGTTTGATATTAATGATATAGCCCAATTCAGTATACAACATCTTTTATCAACTAAAGATAAATTATATCTAATTCTTGATAGGACAAACTGGCAGTTTGGAAAAACAGATATAAATATTCTAGTTCTATCAGCTGTGTATGAAGGTATAGCAATACCATTATATTATGATTTATTAGATCATAGAGGTAATTCTGATTCTGGATTTAGAATAGATTTAGTCAAAAAGTTTATTGCTAAATTTGGTAAACAACGTATTGGTTGTATATTAGGAGATAGAGAGTTTATAGGTCAAGACTGGTTAAGTTGGTTAGAATCTCAAAGTATTGATTATGTTGTTAGAATCAAAAACAACCTTATGACAACTAACACTAGAGGTTTCAGCGCTAAGGTCTCAACACTATTTGATGACTTAACTGTTCATGAGCATAAGGATCTTAGAGATCAAAGAAGTATTTGTAACCAAAGTGTTTATCTATCTGGCACTAGATCGCATACTGGTGAACTACTTATTGTAGCTAGTAATTCCAATAGTATAAAGAGACTGATACCTATTTATGGTATGAGGTGGGAGATTGAAAATTTATTTCAAGCTTTTAAGGGCAGAGGATTTAATCTAGAAGATACTCATTTGACTGATACTAATAAAATATCAAAGTTAATAGCTTTGATATCTATAGCCTTTGTATGGGCTCATAAGGTTGGAGAGTATAAAGATGCTAAAATAAAACCTATTCCTAGAAAAAAGCATGGAAGGTTGCAGAACTCTTATTTTAGGTATGGTTTGGATATGATTATTAATGCAATTCAAAAGATAGCTTTCTCTGTAAAAGACTTTTCTCTTTGCTTAAGAGTACTCAATAAAACAAATAAGGAACTCAAAATATGA
- the dxs gene encoding 1-deoxy-D-xylulose-5-phosphate synthase has protein sequence MSKYKILDKVNTPKDLKYIPETQLRDLSSELRAFLVDTLDVSGGHFASSLGATELTVALHYVYNTPHDNIVWDVGHQTYIHKILTGRKDKLVTIKKDGGISGFPKRSESEYDTFGVGHSSTSISAAVGMAIGDRLKGKSSNTVAIIGDGAITGGMAFEALNHAGGIKEDVLVVLNDNEMSISDNVGGLSAHFSKIISGGFYNSIREKGKEVLKNIPPMFEFVKKIETQTKGMFVPANFFEDLGFYYVGPIDGHDVNELVKTLRILKDHKGPKLLHIITKKGKGYTKAESDPIKFHHVAPSFHTGESSAKASKPTYSNIFGNWICQKAAKDQRLVGVTPAMKEGSDLIKFSKEYPNRYFDVAIAEQHAVTFAGGLACQGLKPVVAIYSTFLQRAYDQVIHDVALQNLDVLYAVDRAGLVGADGATHDGSFDLSFMRCIPNHVIMTPSDENEAHHMLDLGYEYNGPAMVRYPRGAGIGAEITDELDLELGKSKIVREGSKIAILNFGTLLPIAKQIADKYNATVIDMRFVKPLDEQIIDTVCKSHKIILTLEESSIAGGAGSAVNEYLVAKDLNKDLTIRNFGLQDQFLNHGTKDLLLDQSNISFEKISSEIDIILNN, from the coding sequence ATGTCAAAATATAAAATTTTAGATAAAGTAAACACCCCCAAAGATCTAAAGTATATTCCTGAAACACAGCTTAGGGATTTGTCATCAGAGCTGAGAGCCTTTTTAGTGGATACTCTTGATGTTAGTGGCGGTCATTTTGCTAGTAGTCTTGGTGCTACAGAACTAACGGTAGCATTACACTATGTCTACAATACACCACATGATAATATAGTTTGGGATGTTGGACATCAAACTTATATTCACAAAATTCTTACAGGAAGAAAAGATAAGCTTGTGACTATCAAAAAAGATGGTGGCATATCTGGATTTCCAAAACGTAGTGAGAGTGAGTATGACACTTTTGGTGTAGGGCACTCTAGTACTTCTATCAGTGCCGCTGTTGGTATGGCAATAGGTGATAGATTAAAAGGAAAATCATCTAATACTGTAGCTATAATTGGTGATGGAGCTATTACAGGCGGTATGGCATTTGAGGCTTTAAATCATGCTGGTGGTATAAAAGAAGATGTTTTAGTTGTCTTGAACGATAATGAAATGTCTATTTCTGATAATGTTGGCGGACTTTCTGCACATTTTAGTAAGATTATTTCAGGCGGCTTTTATAACAGTATCCGCGAAAAGGGTAAAGAAGTCTTAAAAAATATTCCTCCGATGTTTGAATTTGTCAAAAAAATTGAAACTCAAACAAAAGGAATGTTTGTTCCTGCAAACTTTTTCGAAGACTTAGGTTTCTATTATGTCGGACCTATAGATGGTCATGATGTAAATGAGCTAGTAAAAACTTTAAGAATTTTAAAAGATCATAAAGGGCCTAAACTATTACATATAATAACTAAAAAGGGTAAAGGTTATACTAAGGCTGAATCAGATCCTATTAAGTTTCATCATGTAGCACCAAGTTTTCATACAGGAGAGAGTAGTGCTAAAGCTTCAAAACCAACATATTCAAATATCTTTGGTAATTGGATTTGTCAAAAAGCAGCTAAAGATCAGCGTTTAGTAGGTGTTACACCTGCTATGAAAGAAGGTTCTGATTTGATAAAATTTTCCAAAGAATATCCAAATAGGTATTTTGATGTTGCTATTGCAGAACAGCATGCTGTGACATTTGCTGGAGGTTTAGCTTGTCAAGGACTAAAACCCGTTGTAGCTATTTACTCAACATTTTTACAAAGAGCTTATGATCAAGTTATTCATGATGTTGCTTTACAGAATCTTGATGTTTTATATGCTGTTGATAGAGCTGGTCTAGTTGGTGCAGATGGCGCGACACATGATGGTAGCTTTGATTTATCCTTTATGCGTTGTATTCCAAATCATGTGATAATGACACCTAGTGATGAAAATGAAGCTCATCATATGCTTGATTTAGGTTATGAGTATAATGGTCCAGCTATGGTACGCTATCCACGAGGTGCAGGTATAGGAGCTGAAATTACAGATGAACTAGATTTAGAGTTAGGTAAGTCAAAAATAGTTAGAGAAGGTTCTAAAATAGCTATATTGAATTTTGGAACTTTGCTACCAATAGCTAAGCAAATTGCAGATAAATATAATGCTACAGTTATAGATATGCGTTTTGTAAAACCTCTTGATGAGCAAATTATAGATACTGTTTGTAAATCACATAAAATAATCTTAACTTTAGAAGAAAGCTCTATCGCGGGTGGGGCAGGTTCTGCTGTCAATGAATATCTAGTAGCTAAAGATTTAAATAAAGATTTAACTATAAGAAATTTTGGACTTCAAGATCAGTTTTTAAATCATGGCACAAAAGATTTATTATTGGATCAAAGTAATATTTCTTTTGAAAAAATATCTAGTGAAATTGATATCATTCTAAATAATTAA
- a CDS encoding APC family permease, with protein sequence MKKLSTMAVIFISTGGMIGSGWLFSPYYGFQTAGQGVIISWFITALLTLLVALCFAEVASMLPIVSGAMRFLRITHSRTLGFLFVALGWVSYLVYLPLEAQSVVQYLGFWFPNLVDSSSTGVFLSYYGVTLAFLIMLGLTYLNTYQLKNVAKINSIVSIWKIFLPIAIAVGMLTFYGSFKNYHTNTSHITVNFEHILLAVTGSGLAFAFSGFQNGLIVANSAKNPKLAIPLSLIAPVVVGLTMYISLSLLFMFCIPGSVKGFDGGVAPLLGLLSLFSLHIIYTILFIDAMVAPLGTGNVYTAVTGRILQAFGLEFFKKSVLTRLNKNHVPIFCIWINFFVGLIFLFQFPTWTALVNFLSSLVLFSCLSGPVVLIIFRDKFPEIERRFRLPFYKLFGYLGFISCTYFIYWSGTFNLLCLVILVVVACIFYWVVFMRNHFIEVFKQTWFVCAYIICLWSISYIHELKLITFPYDNLVVTIVSALFLIVFIATQASTETIHKNIQGVMSEVENLKSI encoded by the coding sequence ATGAAAAAGTTATCTACAATGGCTGTGATATTTATCTCGACTGGTGGGATGATTGGCAGTGGTTGGTTGTTCTCACCATATTATGGTTTCCAGACTGCTGGTCAAGGTGTTATAATTTCATGGTTCATTACAGCTCTTCTTACTTTACTTGTAGCATTGTGTTTTGCCGAGGTTGCATCTATGTTACCGATAGTCTCAGGAGCAATGCGTTTTTTAAGGATTACACATTCTCGAACTTTGGGTTTTTTATTTGTTGCTTTAGGATGGGTAAGTTATTTGGTCTATTTACCTTTAGAAGCCCAGTCAGTTGTTCAGTATTTAGGATTTTGGTTTCCAAACTTAGTTGACTCAAGTTCTACAGGAGTTTTCTTATCATATTATGGAGTAACTCTTGCATTTTTGATTATGCTAGGTTTGACATACTTAAATACTTATCAACTTAAAAACGTTGCTAAGATTAATTCAATAGTTAGTATTTGGAAGATTTTTTTACCAATAGCTATTGCTGTAGGAATGTTAACTTTTTATGGATCTTTTAAGAATTATCATACTAATACTTCGCATATTACTGTTAATTTTGAGCATATTTTATTAGCTGTAACAGGCTCTGGTTTAGCTTTTGCTTTTTCTGGTTTTCAAAATGGGCTAATCGTAGCAAACTCAGCGAAAAATCCTAAATTAGCAATTCCTCTATCATTAATAGCTCCTGTAGTAGTTGGTTTGACAATGTATATATCTTTATCGTTGCTTTTTATGTTCTGCATACCTGGGTCGGTAAAAGGTTTTGATGGAGGTGTTGCTCCTTTACTAGGTTTGTTGAGCTTATTTAGTTTACATATTATCTATACTATATTGTTTATAGATGCTATGGTTGCACCATTAGGTACAGGTAATGTTTATACCGCAGTTACTGGTAGGATTCTTCAAGCATTCGGATTAGAGTTTTTTAAAAAATCAGTTTTAACAAGATTAAATAAAAATCATGTGCCAATATTTTGTATTTGGATTAACTTTTTTGTTGGTTTGATCTTTTTGTTTCAATTTCCGACATGGACAGCTTTAGTAAACTTTTTATCATCATTAGTTTTATTTAGCTGTTTATCAGGACCAGTAGTTTTGATTATCTTTAGAGATAAATTTCCTGAGATAGAGAGAAGATTTAGGTTACCTTTTTATAAGTTATTTGGGTATTTAGGATTTATATCTTGTACATATTTTATATATTGGTCGGGTACCTTTAATTTATTATGTTTAGTTATACTCGTTGTTGTAGCTTGTATTTTTTATTGGGTTGTTTTTATGCGCAATCATTTTATTGAAGTGTTTAAACAAACATGGTTTGTTTGCGCTTATATTATATGCTTATGGAGTATCTCATATATTCATGAGTTAAAATTGATTACATTTCCATATGATAACTTAGTTGTGACTATAGTTAGTGCCTTATTTTTAATAGTATTTATTGCTACGCAAGCCTCGACAGAAACTATCCATAAAAATATACAAGGAGTTATGTCAGAGGTTGAGAATCTTAAAAGTATTTAA
- a CDS encoding helix-turn-helix domain-containing protein, whose product MTIKINLGTIMAEKKVRSKDLAKAIGITEQNFSILKNQKAKAVRFSTLEAICKYLDCQPGDILIYQDDKKLD is encoded by the coding sequence ATGACAATAAAAATAAATTTAGGCACTATAATGGCAGAAAAAAAAGTTCGTTCAAAAGACTTAGCTAAGGCTATTGGGATTACAGAGCAAAACTTTTCTATACTTAAAAATCAAAAGGCTAAGGCAGTTAGATTTTCGACTTTAGAAGCTATTTGCAAATATCTAGATTGCCAACCAGGAGATATTCTTATATATCAAGATGATAAAAAACTAGATTAA
- a CDS encoding IS110 family transposase yields MTDKTIKYLGIDISKKWIDVCYGDKGKVKRIAMKKSSINSFIKKHFEENEAVLAVLESTGGYEVLPAKCLESFGIKVHIAHPNKVVSFAKAMGCLAKTDAIDAKVLKAYGAFIKDDDIRGLPSDQDLELNALSSRLGQLKETHHQEACRLGLVKDKILKSSSERMLKYLKKEIEKIEQHMMAIINEDKVLANKFDILTSMPGIGANTACCIVCDLPEIGRINNKEIAALVGVAPITNQSGMKSGYSAIKYGRSKVRKTLYMAALVATRFNSRMKDFYNRLLENGKIKKVAIVAVMRKMLVTLNAMVKQNMQFSA; encoded by the coding sequence ATGACAGATAAAACAATAAAGTATTTAGGAATAGATATATCAAAAAAGTGGATAGATGTTTGCTATGGCGATAAAGGCAAAGTTAAGCGTATAGCCATGAAAAAGAGTAGCATCAACTCTTTCATAAAAAAGCATTTTGAAGAAAACGAAGCTGTTTTAGCAGTATTAGAAAGTACTGGAGGTTATGAAGTTCTGCCAGCAAAATGTTTAGAAAGCTTTGGCATAAAAGTCCACATAGCTCACCCTAACAAGGTGGTTTCATTTGCTAAAGCCATGGGATGTTTAGCAAAAACTGATGCTATAGATGCAAAAGTATTAAAGGCTTATGGTGCGTTTATTAAAGACGATGATATACGAGGCTTACCTAGCGATCAAGATCTAGAGTTGAATGCACTAAGCTCTCGCCTAGGTCAGCTTAAAGAGACTCATCATCAAGAGGCTTGTCGTTTAGGTTTGGTTAAAGATAAAATCTTGAAATCATCGAGTGAAAGAATGCTTAAATACCTGAAGAAAGAGATAGAGAAAATAGAGCAACACATGATGGCAATCATAAATGAAGATAAAGTACTAGCTAACAAGTTTGACATATTAACATCGATGCCTGGTATTGGTGCAAATACTGCCTGCTGTATTGTATGTGATTTACCTGAAATTGGCAGAATTAACAATAAAGAAATAGCTGCTTTAGTTGGTGTAGCACCTATTACAAATCAGAGTGGTATGAAAAGCGGCTATTCTGCAATTAAGTATGGTCGCTCTAAAGTACGCAAAACATTGTATATGGCTGCATTAGTAGCTACTAGGTTTAACTCTAGGATGAAGGATTTTTATAATCGTTTATTAGAAAATGGTAAAATCAAAAAGGTTGCTATAGTTGCTGTTATGAGAAAAATGCTTGTAACTCTCAATGCTATGGTTAAGCAAAATATGCAATTTAGTGCTTGA
- a CDS encoding arylesterase: protein MKKIIIAAIACIVIYLIYFIFFSTSYNNWHIINSQPKGKTIVAFGDSLTAGYRVDKKDNYPSQLSKMINQPIINMGISGETTQQALERINSVLDKDPKIVLITLGGNDLKKRVPAGEAFDNLKQIVDILQANGALVVIGGLDIPYYSNDYADDYIIFAKDNGCLLVPNVLDGLFGNKKLMVDTVHPNAKGYTIVAKEFYKVIKNYVN from the coding sequence ATGAAAAAAATAATTATAGCTGCGATAGCTTGTATTGTAATTTATTTAATCTACTTTATCTTTTTCTCAACTAGTTATAACAACTGGCATATTATCAATAGTCAGCCTAAAGGTAAAACTATAGTTGCTTTTGGGGATAGTCTAACAGCTGGCTATAGAGTTGATAAAAAAGATAACTATCCATCGCAACTGTCTAAGATGATTAATCAGCCTATAATTAATATGGGAATATCTGGAGAAACAACACAACAAGCCTTAGAGCGAATTAATAGTGTATTAGATAAAGATCCTAAAATTGTCCTTATAACTTTAGGAGGTAATGACCTTAAAAAGAGAGTTCCTGCTGGAGAGGCTTTTGATAATCTTAAACAAATAGTCGATATTTTGCAAGCAAATGGAGCACTTGTTGTTATCGGTGGTTTAGATATTCCTTACTATTCAAATGATTATGCAGATGATTATATTATATTTGCTAAAGATAATGGTTGCTTGCTTGTTCCTAATGTTCTTGATGGATTGTTTGGTAATAAAAAATTAATGGTTGATACTGTTCACCCTAATGCAAAAGGATATACCATTGTAGCAAAAGAGTTTTATAAAGTAATAAAGAATTATGTTAATTAA
- the guaA gene encoding glutamine-hydrolyzing GMP synthase: MTDIHNHKILILDFGSQYTQLIARRVREVGVFCEIFPHDIDDEFIKEYGAKGIVLSGGPESVYDSHAKAPEIVFDLGIPVLGICYGMQTMVMQHGGEVKGSDQSEFGKAIINILSSDDNIFSNLEHEQLVWMSHSDKVTETGEHFEIIASSVNAPVAAVAHKTKPFYGVQFHPETTHTENGKQIVENFVVNICGCDTLWNIENIIENDVIEIKKKVGSDKVILGLSGGVDSSVVAATLHEAIGDQLTCIFVDTGLLRLNEGDQVMEVFAEHMDINVIRVNAKERFLKALEGACDPEQKRKIIGKLFVDIFDEEAAKIENAKWLAQGTIYSDVIESAGNNKSKAHVIKSHHNVGGLPKEMKLQLLEPLRELFKDEVRRLGLGLGLPYHMLYRHPFPGPGLGVRILGEIKKEYVETLQKADAIFTEELYNHNLYQDISQAFGVFLPVKSVGVVGDQRRYEYVIALRAVVSIDFMTATWANLPYDFLSLVSNRIVNEVKKVSRVVYDVTGKPPGTIEWE; this comes from the coding sequence ATGACAGATATACATAATCATAAAATTTTGATTTTAGATTTTGGCTCACAGTATACGCAGCTTATTGCTCGTAGAGTCAGAGAGGTAGGCGTTTTTTGTGAGATTTTTCCTCACGATATTGATGATGAATTTATCAAAGAGTATGGCGCAAAAGGGATAGTTCTTTCTGGAGGTCCAGAATCTGTTTATGATTCTCATGCAAAGGCCCCTGAAATAGTTTTTGATTTAGGGATTCCTGTTCTTGGTATTTGCTATGGTATGCAAACCATGGTTATGCAACATGGTGGCGAGGTCAAAGGCTCAGATCAAAGTGAGTTTGGTAAAGCAATAATTAATATTTTAAGCTCTGATGATAATATCTTCTCTAATTTAGAACATGAACAGTTAGTTTGGATGAGTCATAGTGACAAAGTTACAGAAACTGGCGAGCATTTTGAAATAATAGCATCTTCAGTAAATGCCCCTGTAGCAGCAGTAGCCCATAAGACTAAGCCTTTTTATGGAGTACAGTTCCACCCGGAGACAACTCATACAGAAAATGGTAAACAAATTGTAGAAAACTTTGTTGTTAATATTTGTGGTTGTGACACTTTATGGAATATTGAAAATATTATTGAAAATGACGTTATTGAGATCAAAAAGAAAGTTGGCTCTGATAAAGTTATCTTAGGCTTATCAGGAGGTGTCGATTCATCTGTTGTAGCTGCGACTTTACATGAGGCTATAGGTGATCAATTAACTTGTATATTTGTTGATACTGGTTTACTTCGTTTGAATGAAGGCGATCAAGTGATGGAAGTTTTTGCTGAGCATATGGATATTAATGTTATCCGTGTAAACGCAAAAGAGAGATTCCTAAAAGCTTTAGAAGGCGCTTGTGATCCTGAGCAAAAGCGTAAAATTATTGGTAAACTCTTTGTAGATATTTTTGATGAAGAAGCTGCAAAGATTGAAAACGCTAAATGGTTAGCTCAAGGTACTATATACAGTGATGTTATTGAGTCTGCTGGTAACAATAAGTCAAAAGCTCATGTTATCAAATCTCATCATAATGTAGGTGGCTTACCTAAGGAGATGAAGTTACAGCTTTTAGAACCTTTAAGAGAGCTTTTTAAAGATGAGGTACGTAGATTAGGTTTAGGTCTAGGCTTACCATATCATATGCTTTACAGACATCCTTTCCCAGGTCCTGGTTTAGGCGTGCGTATCTTAGGTGAAATTAAAAAAGAATATGTAGAAACTTTACAAAAAGCAGATGCTATCTTTACAGAAGAATTATATAATCATAATTTGTATCAAGATATATCTCAAGCTTTTGGTGTTTTCTTACCAGTTAAGTCAGTTGGTGTAGTTGGAGACCAGCGTAGATATGAATATGTAATAGCTTTAAGAGCTGTTGTGAGTATTGATTTTATGACTGCAACATGGGCAAATTTACCTTATGATTTCCTATCTTTAGTTTCTAATAGAATAGTGAATGAGGTAAAAAAAGTTTCTCGAGTTGTTTATGATGTGACAGGTAAACCGCCTGGAACTATTGAATGGGAATAA
- a CDS encoding SDR family NAD(P)-dependent oxidoreductase — MPNYLVTGGSNGIGKALIDILKQDENSNIFNVDCVEPDNKDNAKFIKADLTKEQDIQEVVSSVKDISFDGIFLNAGVLIKGSVFDIEIEDIKKVFDVNVWSNIYLIKGLKENIRQGASIVFNGSDQCFVAKSNSFAYTTSKGAIAQMTKSLAIDLAKYNIRVNAVCPGTVDTDFYRNLIQEYAQNEGISFEQAHKGEEQEFPLQRIAQPEEVANLVYFLLSDKSKFMTGGLIPIDGGYTAQ; from the coding sequence ATGCCAAACTATTTAGTTACTGGAGGGTCAAATGGAATTGGAAAGGCTCTTATTGATATATTAAAACAAGATGAAAATAGTAATATTTTTAATGTCGATTGTGTAGAACCAGATAATAAAGATAATGCTAAATTTATCAAAGCTGACTTGACTAAAGAGCAAGATATTCAAGAAGTTGTATCTAGTGTTAAGGATATTTCATTTGATGGTATTTTTCTAAATGCAGGAGTATTAATCAAAGGATCAGTTTTTGATATTGAAATAGAAGATATTAAAAAAGTATTTGATGTGAATGTTTGGTCTAATATTTATCTAATCAAAGGTTTAAAAGAAAATATCCGTCAGGGTGCTTCTATTGTATTTAATGGTTCTGATCAGTGTTTTGTTGCTAAATCAAATAGTTTTGCTTATACAACAAGTAAAGGTGCTATAGCTCAGATGACAAAGTCATTAGCCATTGATTTAGCTAAATATAATATCCGTGTAAATGCAGTATGCCCTGGAACTGTAGATACAGATTTTTATAGAAATCTTATACAAGAATATGCTCAAAATGAAGGCATATCATTTGAACAAGCTCATAAAGGTGAAGAACAAGAATTTCCTTTACAGAGAATTGCACAGCCAGAAGAGGTGGCAAACTTAGTGTATTTTTTACTTAGTGATAAAAGTAAATTTATGACTGGTGGCTTGATTCCTATAGATGGTGGTTATACAGCTCAATAG
- the ruvB gene encoding Holliday junction branch migration DNA helicase RuvB: protein MIETDRIISANTVQSNDENVIDRAIRPKTLSEYEGQPTVREQMEIFIEAAKSRNDALDHTLIFGPPGLGKTTLSNIIANEMGVELKQTSGPVLEKAGDLAALLTNLEENDVLFIDEIHRLSPVVEEILYPAMEDYQLDIMIGEGPAARSIKIDLPPFTLVGATTRAGLLTSPLRDRFGIIQRLEFYSVEDLAKIVYRSAKLLELDMTDDGAHEIAKRSRGTPRIANRLLRRVRDYAQVKGSGKINYEIADKALTMLKVDPVGFDHMDHRYLLTLIEKFGGGPVGLDTMAAALSEEKGTIEDVIEPYLIQQGYIMRTARGRIATLIAYNHFKLKIPENLSSDKQQNLLI, encoded by the coding sequence ATGATTGAAACAGATAGAATAATTTCAGCAAATACTGTTCAGAGTAATGATGAAAATGTTATAGATAGAGCCATTAGACCAAAGACTTTATCTGAGTATGAGGGGCAACCGACAGTTCGAGAGCAGATGGAAATATTTATCGAGGCTGCAAAATCTCGTAATGATGCTCTTGATCATACACTTATATTTGGTCCTCCAGGTTTAGGTAAGACAACTTTATCAAATATTATAGCTAATGAAATGGGCGTAGAGCTTAAACAAACAAGTGGCCCTGTATTAGAAAAAGCAGGAGATCTAGCAGCACTTTTAACAAATCTTGAAGAAAATGATGTTTTATTTATTGATGAGATTCATCGTTTAAGTCCAGTTGTTGAAGAGATTTTATATCCTGCAATGGAAGATTATCAACTTGATATAATGATTGGTGAAGGTCCAGCTGCAAGATCAATAAAGATTGATTTACCTCCATTTACTTTAGTAGGAGCTACTACAAGAGCAGGTTTATTAACATCGCCTCTTAGAGATAGATTTGGTATTATTCAGCGTTTAGAGTTTTACTCTGTTGAGGATTTAGCAAAGATTGTTTATCGTTCAGCTAAGCTACTTGAATTGGATATGACCGATGATGGTGCTCACGAGATAGCAAAACGCTCAAGAGGAACTCCTAGAATAGCAAATAGACTATTGCGTAGAGTTAGAGACTATGCTCAAGTAAAAGGTTCTGGAAAAATAAACTATGAGATAGCTGACAAAGCTTTAACAATGTTAAAAGTAGATCCCGTGGGCTTTGATCATATGGATCATAGATATCTATTGACGCTTATTGAGAAGTTTGGTGGAGGCCCTGTAGGTTTAGATACAATGGCTGCTGCATTAAGTGAAGAAAAAGGTACGATTGAAGATGTTATTGAGCCATATTTGATTCAACAAGGCTATATAATGCGTACAGCAAGAGGACGAATAGCTACTTTAATAGCGTACAATCACTTTAAGTTAAAAATCCCAGAAAATTTAAGCTCTGATAAACAGCAGAACTTATTAATCTAG
- the truA gene encoding tRNA pseudouridine(38-40) synthase TruA: MKNYLLQIEYFGKNYCGWQRQSHSPSVQEELEKALSKIANHNIEVICAGRTDTGVHATSQVVNFYSDADRALSAWQRGANALLPKDIKILDIKEVNDDFNSRFSAINRTYNYIIYNSTISSPIFAEHCLWENRQLNITTMNQACNYLLGEQDFSSFRSSQCQSNTSFRNIQKAEFIKQGKFIVFEVVGNAFLHHMIRNLVGSLLKVGLDLQSPEWIKELLDAKDRTKAAETAKAHGLYFVGVEYPDFQFKRQIMRLFD, translated from the coding sequence ATGAAAAATTACTTACTACAAATAGAATATTTTGGGAAAAATTATTGTGGTTGGCAAAGGCAGTCTCATTCTCCTAGTGTTCAAGAAGAGTTAGAAAAAGCTTTATCTAAAATCGCAAATCATAATATAGAAGTAATTTGCGCCGGCAGAACAGATACTGGTGTACATGCTACTTCACAGGTTGTCAATTTTTATTCAGATGCTGATAGGGCTTTAAGTGCTTGGCAAAGAGGCGCTAATGCTTTATTGCCTAAAGATATTAAAATATTAGATATAAAAGAAGTTAATGATGATTTTAATTCTAGATTTTCAGCAATAAATAGAACATATAATTACATTATATATAACTCTACTATAAGCTCACCTATTTTTGCAGAGCATTGCTTATGGGAAAATCGCCAGCTTAATATTACAACGATGAATCAAGCATGTAATTATCTTTTAGGAGAGCAAGACTTTAGTTCTTTTAGATCATCCCAATGTCAGTCTAATACATCTTTTAGAAATATTCAAAAAGCTGAATTTATTAAACAAGGTAAGTTTATAGTTTTTGAAGTAGTTGGAAATGCTTTTTTACATCATATGATTAGAAATCTAGTAGGATCACTACTAAAAGTAGGCTTAGATTTACAGTCACCAGAATGGATAAAAGAGCTTTTAGATGCAAAAGATCGGACGAAAGCAGCAGAAACAGCAAAAGCACATGGCTTATATTTTGTAGGAGTAGAATATCCAGATTTTCAATTTAAGCGTCAGATAATGAGATTGTTTGATTAA